From a single Nocardioides panacis genomic region:
- a CDS encoding sulfotransferase family 2 domain-containing protein codes for MQRTGLPPNKTATYVMRRWKTVYVSVPKAACTSLKWLVADLQEEDPEHFYETPSAETSRSMTIHHRSRWQRTPMLHELDDEELAQITAENGWFVFAVVRHPAARLWSGWQSKFLLHEPHFAKHFPEATWPRIPTSTSDVVEDFHTFVRSLAADPTAPIFHDRHFRSQSRLLRPDRVPYSRVYQTAEFGELMSDLEAHLKPLGLERMPVLRRSNETPLAPVEALFTPEVVDVVGRHYAADFEQFGYPEVVPRGLASSEYSGAELAEIGRLAERGERIGDLYRLLLESHARQRATIRELRTRLRARPPAVPAQRSTLQRVRGRAGRIVRRALPGVSGG; via the coding sequence ATGCAGCGCACCGGACTGCCCCCGAACAAGACCGCGACGTACGTGATGCGGCGGTGGAAGACCGTCTACGTGTCGGTCCCCAAGGCCGCCTGCACGAGCCTCAAGTGGCTGGTCGCGGACCTCCAGGAGGAGGACCCCGAGCACTTCTACGAGACGCCCAGCGCGGAGACCTCGCGCTCGATGACCATCCACCACCGGTCCCGGTGGCAGCGCACCCCGATGCTGCACGAGCTCGACGACGAGGAGCTGGCGCAGATCACCGCGGAGAACGGCTGGTTCGTCTTCGCCGTCGTCCGGCACCCCGCCGCCCGGCTGTGGTCGGGCTGGCAGTCGAAGTTCCTGCTGCACGAGCCGCACTTCGCCAAGCACTTCCCCGAGGCGACCTGGCCGCGGATCCCGACCTCCACCAGCGACGTGGTCGAGGACTTCCACACGTTCGTGCGGAGCCTCGCGGCCGACCCGACGGCGCCGATCTTCCACGACCGGCACTTCCGCTCCCAGTCCCGGCTGCTCCGCCCCGACCGGGTGCCCTACAGCCGGGTCTACCAGACCGCCGAGTTCGGCGAGCTGATGAGCGACCTCGAGGCCCACCTGAAGCCGCTGGGCCTGGAGCGGATGCCGGTCCTGCGGCGCAGCAACGAGACGCCTCTGGCGCCGGTCGAGGCGCTGTTCACCCCCGAGGTGGTCGACGTGGTCGGGCGGCACTACGCGGCCGACTTCGAGCAGTTCGGCTACCCCGAGGTCGTACCCAGGGGACTGGCTTCCTCGGAGTACTCCGGCGCCGAGCTGGCCGAGATCGGCCGGCTCGCGGAGCGCGGCGAGCGGATCGGGGACCTCTACCGGCTGCTGCTCGAGTCGCACGCCCGTCAGCGCGCGACGATCCGGGAGCTGCGGACCCGGCTCCGCGCCCGGCCGCCCGCGGTCCCGGCCCAGCGCAGCACGCTGCAGCGGGTGCGCGGCCGGGCCGGCCGGATCGTCCGCCGGGCGCTTCCCGGGGTCAGCGGAGGCTGA
- a CDS encoding class I SAM-dependent methyltransferase — MTFDETAVRALAQAPTRMDLWVDFVQQQSIRTVVEVGVYRGAFAQRMLDDCPGIERYYLVDPWRHLDDWNKPANRKDAAFERFHAETLERTAAHADRRVVLRGKTLEVVDRIPDASLDLAYVDGDHTLRGVTVDLVSLYPKIREGGFLAGDDFCRTIFQHDRTFEPTLVFPFAVYFAEAVGARIYALPHRQFLMQKVTGGEHAFVDLAGGYRARTLGDQLARRTEPATAPAPTLLSRIAGRARRPRG; from the coding sequence ATGACGTTCGACGAGACCGCGGTCCGGGCCCTGGCCCAGGCACCCACCCGCATGGACCTCTGGGTCGACTTCGTGCAGCAGCAGTCGATCCGCACCGTCGTGGAGGTCGGCGTCTACCGGGGTGCCTTCGCCCAGCGGATGCTCGACGACTGCCCGGGGATCGAGCGCTACTACCTGGTCGACCCGTGGCGGCACCTCGACGACTGGAACAAGCCCGCCAACCGCAAGGATGCCGCCTTCGAGCGGTTCCACGCCGAGACCCTCGAGCGGACCGCCGCGCACGCGGACCGCCGGGTGGTGCTGCGCGGCAAGACGCTCGAGGTCGTGGACCGGATCCCGGACGCCTCCCTGGACCTCGCCTACGTCGACGGCGACCACACGCTGCGCGGGGTCACTGTCGACCTGGTCAGCCTCTACCCGAAGATCCGCGAGGGCGGGTTCCTGGCCGGCGACGACTTCTGCCGGACGATCTTCCAGCACGACCGGACGTTCGAGCCCACCCTCGTCTTCCCGTTCGCGGTGTACTTCGCCGAGGCGGTCGGGGCCCGCATCTACGCCCTGCCGCACCGGCAGTTCCTCATGCAGAAGGTCACCGGGGGCGAGCACGCCTTCGTGGACCTCGCCGGCGGCTACCGCGCCCGCACCCTGGGAGACCAGCTCGCCCGACGCACGGAGCCGGCGACCGCGCCGGCCCCCACGCTGCTCAGCCGGATCGCCGGCCGGGCCCGACGACCGAGAGGCTGA